The nucleotide sequence AGGCACGCGAACCGGTTCGCGCCAAGGTCGAGGCGCTCGACCCCAATGACATGGGGGCGGCCACGAAATTGTCGGAGGAACTGCGCCGCCGGGTAGTCGAGGAACCACTGCCGGCGGAGGTCGAGACGGCCATTCTCGCGGCGCATGGCGAACTCGGCGCCGGCGCGGTCGCCGTCCGCTCGAGCGCCACCACCGAAGATGCCGAGGACGCCAGCTTCGCCGGCCTGCAGGACACCTTCCTGTGGGTGCTGAGCGGCACAGACATGGTGCAGAAGGTGCGCGAGTGCTGGGGCAGCCTCTATTCAGTCGAAAGCATGACCTATCGCCGCAAGCAGGACTTCCCCGAAAGCAATGTCGCGATGGCGGTGGTCGTCCAGAGCATGGTCGATGCGCGCTGCGCCGGAGTGATGTTCACCCGCTCGCCGACCAGCGGCGACAAGTCGGTCATCACCATCGAGGGTGCGCCGGGCCTCGGCTCGGCGGTGGTCTCGGGCGAGGTCACCCCGGACCGCTGGGTTATGGGAAAGATTACCGGCGAGATCAGCGTGCGCGACATCTCCGACAAGCACGCCAAGCAGGTCATGGCCGAAGGCGGCGGCATCAGGGAAGTCGAGCTGGCGGGCGATGAACGCACCAAGCCGTGCCTGTCCGACGACGAGTTGCAGCAATTGCGCGAAGTGGGCCGCCGGATCGAGCGCCATTACGGCAAGCCGCAGGACATCGAGTGGGCCTTCGACAAGGACGGCAAGCTGATGATGCTGCAGAGCCGCCCCGAGACTGTGTGGGCGATGAAGGATGCATCGCGTCCGGTCGCCGAGCCGCAGGCCAACCCGCTCGCTCACGTCATGGGCATTTTCGGCGGGGGCAAGCGTTGAGCCTGACCGCTGCCGACATCGCCGAGATCGCCCGGCTGCTCGACGAATCTAAGTTCTCCAGCCTCAATCTCGAGATGGGCGGCTTCAAGCTGCGCATCCGCCGCGATGGCGGTGGCTGGGCCGGAGAACCTGCGTCGTTCGAGGAAACGCCTGAGCCCGAGCCCGCCCCCGCTCCCGAAGCGCCGGCT is from Croceibacterium aestuarii and encodes:
- a CDS encoding PEP/pyruvate-binding domain-containing protein produces the protein MSDAVAWFRDVGIVDRPTVGGKGGSLGELTQFGIAVPPGFVVTTSAFETFLEALEAREPVRAKVEALDPNDMGAATKLSEELRRRVVEEPLPAEVETAILAAHGELGAGAVAVRSSATTEDAEDASFAGLQDTFLWVLSGTDMVQKVRECWGSLYSVESMTYRRKQDFPESNVAMAVVVQSMVDARCAGVMFTRSPTSGDKSVITIEGAPGLGSAVVSGEVTPDRWVMGKITGEISVRDISDKHAKQVMAEGGGIREVELAGDERTKPCLSDDELQQLREVGRRIERHYGKPQDIEWAFDKDGKLMMLQSRPETVWAMKDASRPVAEPQANPLAHVMGIFGGGKR